A section of the Elizabethkingia anophelis R26 genome encodes:
- a CDS encoding RluA family pseudouridine synthase — MTESQIVYEDNHLLVINKQVGQLVQGDKTGDKSLLDEIKDFIKIRDHKPGNVFLGLVHRIDRPTSGLVIYAKTSKALSRLTQMVKNREIEKTYWAIVPKEMIPLEQKLVHYLRKNEKNNKATVFEKVTEGAKEARLHYKVIRTLDNYYLLEIDLETGRHHQIRAQLAKIGIPIKGDLKYGAPRSNPDGGIHLHARKLSFIHPVTKEAIEIIAPTNPQDKIWQACEK, encoded by the coding sequence ATGACAGAATCTCAGATCGTTTATGAAGATAATCATCTTTTGGTGATTAACAAACAGGTAGGGCAATTGGTGCAGGGAGATAAGACTGGAGATAAATCCCTTCTGGACGAAATTAAAGATTTTATTAAAATAAGAGATCATAAACCCGGAAATGTTTTTCTGGGTTTAGTGCATCGTATAGACAGGCCAACTTCTGGTCTTGTTATTTACGCTAAAACCAGCAAAGCCTTGTCGAGGCTGACGCAGATGGTGAAAAATCGTGAAATTGAAAAGACGTATTGGGCAATAGTACCTAAAGAAATGATTCCTTTGGAGCAGAAGCTGGTACACTACCTTCGTAAAAACGAAAAAAATAATAAAGCCACAGTTTTTGAAAAAGTAACGGAAGGAGCAAAAGAAGCCCGCTTGCATTATAAAGTAATCAGGACTTTGGATAATTATTATCTTTTAGAAATCGACCTGGAAACAGGAAGGCATCACCAGATCAGAGCTCAGTTGGCTAAAATTGGGATTCCGATAAAAGGCGATCTGAAATACGGAGCTCCAAGGTCTAATCCCGATGGTGGAATTCATTTACATGCCAGAAAACTTAGCTTTATCCATCCGGTAACAAAAGAAGCGATAGAAATTATTGCGCCAACCAACCCTCAGGATAAAATCTGGCAAGCCTGCGAAAAATAA
- the panB gene encoding 3-methyl-2-oxobutanoate hydroxymethyltransferase, which yields MSVHSEIKRVTTESFRKMKFDNEKITMLTAYDFSIAKMVDAGGVDAVLVGDSASNVMAGHETTLPITLDQMIYHAQSVVRGVTRALVIVDLPFGTYQSDPQKALDSAVRIMKESGAHAIKLEGGAEVAESIKRIVNAGIPVIGHLGLTPQSIYQFGTYKVRAKEEAEAQKLISDAKLLEELGCFSVVLEKIPASLAKQVTESISIPTIGIGAGPDCDGQVLVFHDMVGMNKGFSPKFLRRYLDLFDEVAGAVGQYVKDVKSQDFPNQQESY from the coding sequence ATGTCAGTACACAGCGAAATTAAAAGGGTGACAACTGAGTCATTCCGTAAAATGAAGTTTGACAATGAGAAAATCACGATGCTTACAGCATATGATTTCTCTATTGCAAAAATGGTAGATGCAGGTGGAGTAGATGCTGTATTGGTAGGCGACTCTGCATCTAATGTAATGGCCGGACACGAAACAACTTTGCCGATTACACTGGATCAGATGATCTATCATGCGCAGAGTGTAGTACGTGGTGTAACCCGTGCATTGGTTATTGTGGATCTTCCTTTTGGTACTTACCAATCCGATCCGCAAAAGGCACTGGATTCTGCTGTAAGAATTATGAAAGAGTCCGGAGCACATGCTATAAAACTGGAAGGTGGTGCTGAAGTAGCTGAATCTATAAAAAGAATTGTTAATGCAGGTATCCCAGTAATAGGACATTTGGGACTTACGCCACAATCTATTTACCAGTTCGGAACTTACAAAGTAAGAGCAAAGGAAGAAGCAGAAGCTCAGAAATTGATTAGCGATGCTAAACTTCTGGAAGAGCTGGGCTGTTTTTCTGTCGTATTAGAAAAAATTCCGGCTTCTCTGGCAAAACAGGTTACAGAAAGTATAAGTATTCCTACAATTGGTATTGGTGCAGGACCTGACTGTGATGGACAGGTATTGGTTTTCCATGATATGGTAGGGATGAATAAAGGTTTTAGTCCTAAATTCTTAAGAAGATATCTTGATCTTTTTGATGAAGTAGCTGGTGCTGTAGGGCAGTATGTGAAAGATGTGAAATCTCAGGATTTCCCTAATCAGCAGGAAAGTTATTAA
- a CDS encoding Crp/Fnr family transcriptional regulator — translation MPDSKFQQIETAFLKTFNEKSFKENLSKEDFERYLKGKEVLSLKKGDTIFDEGDFPQGVYFIDRGTVKLSKSGFFKKEQILRFCVEGDLVGYRSLLCDEPFGATAEAMEDAEITFLPAETFNHLLEADPKLSYAMLQKIAYELGEASKTITFLAQKTVRERLAEVLLLLEQKLGTDPEGFIKISLTREEIANLVGTATESAIRLISEFKQDELISVDGRNIRILNHDKLKKLGHVSI, via the coding sequence ATGCCAGATTCTAAATTTCAACAGATTGAGACAGCTTTTTTAAAAACTTTCAATGAGAAATCTTTCAAAGAAAATCTCTCTAAAGAAGATTTTGAAAGATATCTTAAAGGTAAAGAAGTTCTAAGTCTTAAAAAAGGAGATACTATTTTTGACGAAGGAGATTTTCCACAAGGTGTCTATTTTATTGACAGAGGTACAGTAAAGCTTTCCAAGTCGGGTTTTTTCAAAAAAGAACAAATTCTAAGGTTTTGCGTAGAAGGAGATTTGGTGGGATATCGTTCCCTTCTTTGTGATGAGCCGTTCGGAGCAACAGCTGAAGCAATGGAAGATGCTGAGATTACCTTCCTTCCTGCAGAGACTTTTAACCATCTTTTAGAAGCAGACCCAAAACTTTCTTATGCTATGTTGCAGAAGATAGCGTATGAACTGGGTGAGGCATCTAAAACCATTACCTTCCTGGCGCAGAAAACAGTGCGTGAAAGACTTGCGGAAGTATTATTGTTATTAGAGCAAAAGCTTGGAACTGATCCTGAAGGTTTTATCAAAATATCATTAACAAGAGAGGAAATTGCCAACCTTGTAGGGACAGCAACAGAAAGTGCTATCCGGTTAATTTCCGAGTTCAAACAGGATGAACTTATCAGTGTGGACGGAAGAAATATCAGAATTCTAAATCACGATAAATTAAAAAAACTGGGACACGTATCTATTTAG
- a CDS encoding heavy metal translocating P-type ATPase → MKESCFHCGQDIDKEIISFDEKTFCCNGCKSVYEILNMNNLTGFYDLNKKAGIRPSDDTAPFDYLDTKEVFDRLVDFSEGATSLVTFKIPVIHCSSCIWLLESLQTLNSSIHYSTVNFTKKTVQISFNHEELKLSELAQFLSNLGYKPVINLETAERKTEKVDRSLVIKVAIAGFAFGNGMFFSLPEYWSKWFGRDDVWLEHYTPLFRWLMFMMATAVVIFSASDYYKSAWYGLKNKRITIDIPIVIGILVLYFRSCYEIFSNYGPGYFDTLCGLLFFMLSGKIFQQRTYNALSYDRDYKSFYPIAVTKIDFGGEQKNILLSEIKIGDRILVRNEEIIPVDAILINGEGNIDNSFITGEAATISKNPGDKIFAGGKQKGSVLELEVIKNVDQSYLTQLWNKEAFKKHETGLDTLTNAISKYFTIIILAVTLFAGIYWSTIDMQKMFQVTCAILIVACPCALALSAPFTMGHIMRIMGRHKMYVKDALTVEKMSKINTLVFDKTGTITYNKRANIAFEGIELSAFDKENIKTLLKNSNHPLSKSLYEFLDIQDPYYPTEDFVEISGKGYEAKVRSHLYKIGSAKFTGTTSDTIETAVYISKDGAILGKYIFKNEYRTGLKELFNDLPGYEKHILSGDNESERANLEQICSINDLHFNQSPEQKLEYIQSLQNQHKKVAMVGDGLNDAGALKQSNVGIAIADDSNSFTPSSDIIMNGDMLGYLPDFFRLSKDAIRIVKATFIISLLYNVVGLTLAVIGKMSPLVAAILMPASSISVVIFTSATTWLTSLKYFRSRRT, encoded by the coding sequence ATGAAGGAAAGCTGTTTCCATTGTGGACAGGACATTGACAAAGAGATCATAAGCTTTGACGAAAAAACATTCTGCTGTAACGGATGTAAGTCTGTATATGAGATCCTCAATATGAATAACCTTACCGGTTTTTATGATTTAAATAAGAAAGCCGGAATAAGACCTAGTGATGATACAGCTCCTTTTGACTATCTGGACACAAAAGAAGTTTTCGACCGTCTTGTAGATTTTTCTGAGGGCGCCACTTCTTTAGTAACCTTCAAAATCCCGGTAATCCATTGTTCTTCATGTATATGGTTACTGGAAAGTTTACAGACATTAAACAGCTCTATACATTATTCTACAGTGAACTTCACTAAGAAAACAGTACAGATATCTTTCAATCATGAGGAATTAAAGTTAAGTGAACTGGCTCAATTCCTTTCTAATCTTGGTTACAAACCCGTAATCAACCTAGAAACAGCTGAAAGAAAAACTGAAAAAGTTGATAGAAGCTTAGTGATTAAGGTTGCTATCGCCGGATTTGCATTTGGTAATGGCATGTTCTTCTCCCTTCCTGAATACTGGTCCAAATGGTTTGGACGGGACGACGTTTGGCTAGAACACTACACTCCTCTTTTTCGTTGGTTAATGTTTATGATGGCAACAGCTGTTGTTATATTCTCGGCTTCAGATTACTACAAATCGGCTTGGTATGGACTGAAAAATAAAAGAATTACGATAGATATTCCTATTGTTATTGGTATTCTTGTTCTATACTTTAGAAGTTGTTATGAAATATTCTCGAACTACGGACCGGGATATTTTGATACCCTTTGTGGACTTTTATTCTTTATGCTGTCCGGAAAAATTTTCCAGCAGAGAACGTACAATGCATTATCCTACGACAGGGATTATAAATCTTTCTATCCGATAGCAGTTACTAAAATCGATTTTGGTGGAGAACAGAAAAACATCCTGCTTTCCGAAATCAAGATAGGTGACAGAATTCTGGTAAGAAACGAAGAAATTATACCTGTTGACGCAATCCTTATCAATGGTGAGGGTAATATAGACAACAGTTTTATCACAGGTGAAGCGGCTACTATTAGTAAAAATCCGGGAGATAAGATATTTGCAGGGGGGAAACAAAAAGGTTCAGTTCTGGAACTGGAGGTTATTAAAAATGTTGACCAGAGTTACCTCACCCAATTATGGAACAAAGAAGCTTTCAAAAAGCACGAAACCGGATTAGATACACTTACCAATGCGATTAGTAAATACTTTACTATTATCATATTAGCTGTAACTCTTTTTGCCGGAATCTACTGGTCCACTATAGATATGCAAAAAATGTTTCAGGTTACCTGTGCTATCCTTATTGTAGCATGCCCGTGTGCTTTAGCACTTTCTGCTCCGTTTACTATGGGGCATATCATGCGTATTATGGGACGTCATAAAATGTATGTAAAGGACGCATTAACGGTAGAAAAGATGTCAAAAATCAACACTTTGGTTTTTGACAAAACAGGTACAATAACTTATAATAAAAGAGCAAATATTGCCTTTGAAGGTATTGAACTAAGTGCTTTTGATAAAGAAAATATCAAGACTCTTCTTAAGAATTCCAACCACCCACTGTCTAAATCCTTGTATGAATTTCTGGATATTCAGGATCCTTATTACCCGACAGAAGACTTCGTTGAAATATCCGGAAAAGGATACGAGGCAAAGGTTCGCAGCCATTTGTATAAAATAGGCTCTGCAAAATTCACAGGAACAACTTCAGATACTATAGAAACTGCTGTTTACATCTCTAAAGATGGTGCTATTTTAGGTAAATATATTTTCAAGAACGAATACAGAACAGGCCTTAAAGAATTATTCAATGATCTGCCGGGATACGAAAAACATATCCTGAGTGGCGACAACGAGTCTGAAAGAGCCAATCTGGAGCAGATTTGCAGCATCAATGACCTTCACTTTAATCAGTCTCCTGAACAAAAGCTCGAATATATCCAGTCGTTGCAAAACCAGCACAAAAAGGTTGCAATGGTTGGAGACGGACTGAATGATGCTGGTGCACTAAAACAAAGTAATGTAGGTATTGCCATAGCAGATGACAGCAACTCGTTTACACCATCATCCGACATTATTATGAATGGTGATATGCTGGGTTATCTACCAGACTTCTTCCGTCTTTCAAAAGATGCTATCCGCATTGTAAAAGCAACCTTTATCATAAGTTTACTTTATAATGTTGTAGGCCTTACACTTGCTGTAATAGGGAAAATGTCGCCTCTTGTAGCTGCTATTCTTATGCCTGCAAGTTCCATTAGTGTAGTTATATTTACGTCTGCAACAACATGGCTGACATCTCTAAAATATTTCAGGTCACGTCGTACATAA
- the ccoS gene encoding cbb3-type cytochrome oxidase assembly protein CcoS codes for MDILYLMIICSVSLAVIFLIIFIIGAKNGQFEDDESPAVRMLFDSEVQKEKDEDKRQTEDEPEGDEKIDKK; via the coding sequence ATGGACATTCTATATTTAATGATTATATGCAGCGTTTCGTTAGCTGTTATCTTCTTAATTATTTTTATTATAGGAGCCAAAAACGGGCAGTTTGAAGACGACGAATCCCCAGCTGTACGAATGCTTTTTGATTCTGAAGTTCAGAAAGAAAAAGATGAGGATAAAAGACAGACGGAGGACGAGCCAGAAGGAGACGAAAAAATAGATAAAAAATAG
- the ccoN gene encoding cytochrome-c oxidase, cbb3-type subunit I translates to METQKFSYDNNIVRAFLYATIVFGIAGFILGLTAALMLFYPELPEFLFGTDDTTIQSLKSGNIQGLINTQGALGFGRIRMMHTNTVIWAFVCNSFFCAAYYSMQRLLKTRMYSDTLSWVHFWTWQIMIVVSWVTFAMGFNTSKEYAEHEWPVDILILISWVVFGLNMFGTIAKRRVRHLYVAIWFYLATWIGVALLHIVNNLEVPLDFWKSYSVYSGVKDAIVQWWYGHNAVAFVLTTPVLGMMYYFMPKAADRPVFSYKLSIIHFWSLIFVYLWAGPHHLQYTALPGWAQALATGFSIMLIAPSWGGMLNGLLTLRGAWDKVRENPVLKFFVVAVTCYGMATFEGPLLATKTLNKIGHFTDWVIGHVHLGALGWNGFMAFGVIYFMVPILWRTKLWSIKLANWHFWLGTLGVIFYAVPMYISGFTQGLMWKQFNPDGTLMYKNWLDTVTAIIPYYKLRFLGGSLYLTGALLMVVNIFKTVRQGSFQKEVAAEAPALAKIGNDRKAGEPVHLWIERMPVLLSIGAFITLSIGGAVEIIPTLTIKKNVPTISAVKPYSPLELEGRDLYIREGCNACHSQMIRPFRDEIVRFDGKNGQYSKAGEFVYDHPFLWGSKRTGPDLQREGNKNPDSWHFKHMYNPRSTSPGSIMPRFPWLITNELDRTHMVDKMKLMKNSFDIPYTKGQIDSANAWADSQAKVIVKKILSEAADVKDQVDKEKVAKGDKFVPIEKREIVALIAYLQRLGTDIKTTDVQTASNN, encoded by the coding sequence ATGGAGACACAAAAGTTTAGTTATGACAATAATATCGTCCGTGCATTCTTGTACGCAACGATTGTATTTGGTATAGCAGGATTTATATTAGGGCTTACAGCAGCTCTGATGCTTTTCTACCCTGAATTACCGGAATTCCTTTTCGGTACAGATGATACAACAATTCAGAGTTTGAAAAGCGGAAATATTCAGGGACTAATTAATACACAAGGAGCACTTGGTTTTGGTAGAATCAGAATGATGCACACCAATACTGTTATCTGGGCTTTTGTATGTAATTCATTTTTCTGTGCCGCATACTACAGTATGCAAAGGCTACTGAAAACCAGAATGTACAGTGATACACTTTCATGGGTACACTTCTGGACTTGGCAGATTATGATTGTTGTAAGCTGGGTTACTTTTGCAATGGGCTTCAACACTTCAAAAGAATATGCTGAGCACGAATGGCCAGTAGATATACTTATCCTTATTTCATGGGTAGTTTTCGGTCTTAACATGTTTGGTACTATTGCTAAGAGAAGAGTAAGACATTTATATGTAGCCATTTGGTTCTATCTTGCAACATGGATTGGGGTAGCTTTGCTTCACATTGTAAACAACTTAGAAGTTCCATTAGATTTCTGGAAGTCATATTCAGTATATTCAGGGGTAAAAGATGCTATCGTACAATGGTGGTATGGTCACAATGCAGTAGCATTCGTACTAACAACACCAGTATTAGGTATGATGTATTACTTTATGCCGAAAGCTGCAGACAGACCAGTATTCTCTTATAAATTATCTATTATTCACTTCTGGTCTCTAATCTTCGTATACCTTTGGGCTGGTCCTCACCACCTTCAGTATACTGCTTTACCAGGTTGGGCTCAGGCTCTGGCAACAGGTTTCTCTATTATGCTTATTGCACCATCTTGGGGAGGTATGCTAAATGGTCTACTGACGCTAAGAGGAGCTTGGGATAAAGTAAGAGAGAATCCGGTACTTAAATTCTTCGTAGTGGCTGTTACATGTTATGGTATGGCAACCTTCGAAGGTCCGTTATTAGCTACAAAAACATTAAATAAAATTGGTCACTTTACCGACTGGGTAATTGGTCACGTACACTTAGGTGCACTAGGATGGAATGGCTTTATGGCATTTGGGGTAATTTACTTCATGGTTCCAATCTTATGGAGAACTAAACTTTGGTCAATAAAACTAGCTAACTGGCATTTCTGGTTAGGTACATTAGGAGTTATCTTCTATGCAGTACCAATGTATATTTCAGGTTTCACACAAGGTTTGATGTGGAAGCAATTTAATCCGGATGGTACTTTGATGTACAAGAACTGGTTAGATACTGTAACAGCAATTATTCCTTACTACAAGTTAAGATTCTTAGGAGGTTCCCTATATCTAACAGGTGCTCTTCTAATGGTAGTAAATATCTTCAAAACTGTTAGACAAGGTTCTTTCCAAAAAGAAGTTGCTGCGGAAGCTCCTGCATTAGCTAAAATTGGTAATGACAGAAAAGCAGGTGAGCCTGTTCACTTATGGATTGAAAGAATGCCGGTTCTACTTTCTATCGGTGCATTCATTACATTATCTATTGGTGGTGCTGTAGAGATTATTCCTACACTAACAATAAAGAAAAATGTTCCTACAATTTCTGCGGTTAAGCCTTATTCACCGTTAGAATTAGAAGGTCGTGATTTATATATCCGTGAAGGATGTAACGCTTGTCACTCTCAGATGATCAGACCTTTCCGTGATGAGATCGTGAGATTTGACGGTAAAAACGGTCAGTATTCCAAAGCTGGTGAATTCGTATACGATCATCCATTCCTTTGGGGATCTAAGAGAACTGGTCCGGATTTACAAAGAGAAGGTAATAAGAACCCGGATTCTTGGCATTTCAAACACATGTATAACCCGAGATCAACATCTCCAGGTTCTATTATGCCACGTTTCCCTTGGTTAATTACAAATGAGTTGGATCGTACTCATATGGTAGACAAAATGAAACTAATGAAGAATTCATTTGATATACCTTATACTAAAGGACAAATAGATTCAGCTAATGCATGGGCAGATAGCCAGGCTAAAGTAATCGTTAAGAAAATTTTGTCTGAAGCTGCGGATGTTAAAGATCAAGTAGATAAAGAAAAAGTTGCTAAAGGAGACAAATTTGTCCCTATAGAGAAGAGAGAAATCGTAGCACTTATCGCATACCTTCAGAGATTAGGTACTGATATTAAGACTACAGATGTACAGACAGCAAGCAACAACTAA
- a CDS encoding cbb3-type cytochrome oxidase subunit 3, producing MIPQNFKDILSNGENVGLYQTLALILFVLFFIGLVYVVFKKPKKYYRDRENAPLEDGDEINNKLH from the coding sequence ATGATCCCTCAGAACTTTAAAGACATACTAAGCAACGGCGAGAATGTAGGGTTATACCAGACTCTGGCGCTTATCTTATTTGTATTGTTCTTTATAGGATTGGTATATGTAGTTTTTAAAAAACCTAAAAAATACTACAGGGATAGAGAAAATGCACCATTGGAAGATGGTGACGAAATCAATAATAAACTACATTAA
- a CDS encoding cbb3-type cytochrome c oxidase N-terminal domain-containing protein, whose amino-acid sequence MKPRTPVFVNFVIVVALLIIVYNMFVQNTSFFGSPYFWATVIIAGIMVFIANGIGDLIENNRFQKLSEEEKKAYLEDKKTPYYKRLWASAFKKQSNAEEQDMIIDHGFDGITELDNALPKWWLGLFYFGCIFCVVYVSAYAFTDYAHPVAEYEKEYKEQLAAIAEYEKTAPKITVETAKYDPANIPEGQQLFDSNCASCHGQGGKGGIGPNLTDDYWINVKEQDVFHNVFWMDENGSPNNPAMRAFIKEGVITGKDAEKIAAYIYHINQEIPPITQAQGGAAPQGEVAPWVKGTPRK is encoded by the coding sequence ATGAAACCAAGAACGCCCGTATTTGTAAACTTTGTAATTGTGGTGGCTTTGCTAATCATTGTTTACAATATGTTTGTGCAAAACACTTCTTTCTTTGGCTCTCCATACTTCTGGGCTACAGTTATTATTGCCGGAATCATGGTATTTATAGCAAACGGAATTGGTGATCTTATAGAAAACAATCGTTTTCAAAAGTTATCCGAGGAAGAGAAGAAAGCTTATCTTGAGGACAAGAAGACTCCATACTACAAAAGATTGTGGGCTTCTGCATTCAAAAAGCAATCTAACGCTGAAGAGCAGGATATGATCATCGACCATGGTTTCGATGGTATTACAGAATTAGACAATGCACTTCCAAAATGGTGGTTAGGTCTGTTCTATTTCGGATGTATATTCTGCGTAGTGTACGTTTCTGCTTATGCATTTACTGACTATGCACACCCGGTAGCAGAATATGAAAAAGAATACAAAGAACAGTTAGCTGCAATTGCTGAGTATGAGAAAACAGCTCCTAAGATTACAGTAGAAACTGCAAAATATGACCCTGCGAATATCCCTGAAGGACAACAGTTATTCGACTCTAACTGTGCTTCATGTCACGGACAAGGTGGTAAAGGGGGAATCGGTCCTAACTTAACAGACGACTATTGGATTAACGTTAAAGAGCAAGACGTTTTCCACAATGTTTTCTGGATGGACGAAAACGGATCTCCTAACAACCCTGCGATGAGAGCCTTTATTAAAGAAGGTGTAATTACAGGAAAAGATGCTGAAAAAATTGCAGCATACATTTACCACATTAATCAGGAGATACCTCCGATTACACAAGCACAAGGAGGAGCAGCTCCGCAAGGAGAAGTCGCCCCATGGGTTAAAGGAACACCAAGAAAGTAA
- the ccoG gene encoding cytochrome c oxidase accessory protein CcoG has product MATEKQRSDFEQAYVVEAETFRDSVGTMDNTGKRKWVFPRKPKGKYTNYRNIVSTILLIVFFVLPFLKINGNPVLKFNILDREFFIFGQPFYPQDFFILTIGAITGLIFITLFTVVFGRIFCGWICPQTIFMESVFRKIEYLIEGDRNKQMRLDAQPWNTEKIWKRGLKWSIFILISLIISHLMFSYIVGYERVLEIMKEGPVKNYDNFLVMILFSAAFYFVFAWFREQVCTLVCPYGRLQGVLIDKKTINVFYDFKRGENRSKWRKGEDRKAAGKGDCIDCGQCVVVCPTGIDIRNGQQLECINCTACIDACDEVMDKVGLPKGLIRYASEDEIEKGEKFKFTTRMKAYAAVLVLLVVGSSFLILNRSSVEGKFIKPAGSTYYVKDNRTINVYNYTLLNKSNEDKVVTIKIISPQNGEIEVIGGVNKIIMKRDISTKGTINISFPSKEINLSKQNIVIGVYDQKGALIDSYETYFEGPFKMTL; this is encoded by the coding sequence ATGGCAACAGAAAAACAAAGATCAGATTTTGAACAGGCTTACGTTGTAGAAGCCGAAACATTTCGGGATTCTGTAGGTACAATGGATAACACCGGTAAACGGAAATGGGTATTCCCGAGAAAACCTAAGGGAAAATATACCAATTACCGAAATATTGTAAGTACAATTCTGCTAATTGTCTTTTTTGTTTTACCATTCCTGAAAATAAACGGCAACCCTGTTCTTAAATTTAATATTTTGGATCGTGAGTTTTTTATTTTCGGACAGCCATTCTACCCTCAGGACTTTTTTATTCTGACAATAGGTGCCATTACAGGATTAATCTTCATTACACTCTTTACTGTTGTGTTTGGAAGAATTTTCTGTGGATGGATATGTCCCCAGACAATTTTTATGGAAAGTGTTTTCCGTAAAATAGAATACCTTATAGAAGGTGACAGAAACAAACAAATGCGTCTTGATGCACAGCCATGGAATACAGAAAAAATCTGGAAACGCGGGCTGAAGTGGAGTATCTTCATTCTTATCTCATTAATTATTTCCCACTTAATGTTCTCTTATATCGTAGGATATGAAAGAGTGTTGGAAATAATGAAAGAAGGACCTGTTAAGAATTACGATAATTTCCTTGTAATGATTCTGTTTTCCGCTGCATTCTATTTTGTGTTTGCGTGGTTCAGAGAGCAGGTATGTACACTGGTTTGTCCATACGGAAGATTACAGGGTGTATTGATTGATAAAAAAACTATCAACGTATTCTACGATTTTAAACGTGGTGAAAACCGTTCTAAGTGGAGAAAAGGTGAAGACCGTAAAGCTGCAGGAAAGGGAGATTGTATCGACTGTGGACAATGTGTTGTTGTTTGTCCAACGGGTATTGATATTCGTAATGGCCAGCAGTTGGAGTGTATCAACTGTACAGCATGTATTGATGCCTGCGACGAAGTAATGGACAAAGTAGGTCTTCCAAAAGGATTGATTCGTTATGCATCTGAAGATGAAATAGAGAAAGGAGAGAAATTTAAATTCACAACAAGAATGAAAGCTTATGCAGCAGTTTTGGTTTTACTTGTTGTAGGATCTTCATTTCTTATCCTTAACCGTTCTTCTGTTGAAGGTAAATTCATAAAACCTGCAGGATCTACGTATTATGTAAAGGACAATCGTACCATCAATGTATACAATTATACCCTTCTTAATAAAAGTAATGAAGACAAAGTTGTTACCATTAAAATAATTTCACCTCAAAATGGAGAAATTGAAGTAATTGGCGGGGTTAACAAAATTATTATGAAGCGGGATATTTCCACTAAAGGAACAATTAACATTTCCTTCCCTTCAAAAGAAATAAACCTTTCAAAACAAAATATAGTTATCGGAGTTTATGACCAGAAAGGAGCCCTTATCGACTCCTATGAAACCTACTTCGAGGGACCATTTAAAATGACGTTGTAA
- a CDS encoding FixH family protein yields the protein MKSKFTWGHGMVLALAGFIAFILGMIFFYTRGYQTSEMVSENYYEDELIYQDVIDAKTAAASLAEKPVYTQNADGIRITFPKQFTNANSKFKFFLFRTEDSNLDIKKETELDSNNSIFIPAKAGILKDGSYTLKLNWKENSGKAYQIDYNLIWTSH from the coding sequence ATGAAATCTAAATTCACCTGGGGACATGGGATGGTCCTTGCATTAGCAGGCTTTATTGCTTTTATACTTGGAATGATATTCTTCTATACAAGAGGCTATCAGACCTCGGAAATGGTATCTGAAAACTATTATGAAGACGAATTAATATATCAGGATGTAATCGACGCTAAAACAGCAGCTGCTAGTTTAGCTGAAAAGCCCGTATATACTCAGAATGCTGATGGAATTAGAATTACATTTCCAAAGCAGTTTACCAATGCTAATTCAAAATTCAAATTTTTCCTTTTCAGAACAGAAGACTCTAATCTGGATATTAAAAAGGAGACTGAATTAGACAGTAACAATTCTATTTTTATACCGGCTAAAGCGGGAATATTAAAAGATGGATCTTATACATTAAAACTTAACTGGAAAGAAAATTCCGGTAAAGCTTATCAGATAGATTATAACCTTATATGGACTTCGCATTAG